One Clostridium estertheticum DNA segment encodes these proteins:
- a CDS encoding recombinase family protein, with translation MNCYGYRHESEENIILDEQGSKIVQMIFDLYLSGYSILAIIRELKKQEIKSPTGKAHRSKRTIDTMLSNEIYIGNVIVGKTFALDFPYNERRVNKGEYQKYLINSNRTPIITQEQFDQVQAEKIRRSNIQIDGNNSKIKHTRYSMKKSSLCRVHDE, from the coding sequence ATCAATTGTTATGGCTATCGTCACGAATCAGAAGAAAATATTATATTAGATGAGCAAGGATCAAAAATAGTACAAATGATTTTTGATTTATATCTTAGTGGTTATAGTATCCTGGCCATAATTCGTGAACTTAAGAAACAAGAAATAAAATCTCCTACTGGCAAAGCCCACCGGTCAAAGCGTACAATCGATACAATGCTTTCTAACGAAATATATATAGGTAACGTAATTGTTGGTAAAACTTTCGCACTTGATTTCCCTTATAATGAGCGCAGGGTCAATAAAGGCGAATATCAGAAATACTTAATTAATAGTAACCGCACTCCTATAATAACCCAGGAACAGTTTGATCAAGTACAAGCAGAAAAAATCAGAAGAAGCAACATCCAGATTGATGGAAATAATTCAAAAATAAAGCATACACGCTACAGTATGAAGAAATCTTCCTTATGTCGTGTTCATGATGAGTAG
- a CDS encoding MarR family transcriptional regulator gives MSEYSNKSEIDMIYEQLSPRANELYQFVIHYNAYMNQPRDYDGSGELINMVEIHILTIIEDQPGITVSQLAIKWGTTKGAVSQTLKKLEKKELIFRQNENDNAKTIHLYPTEKGDRLSTAHKSYDNADILQTQHELLKSCTLEEVDTFYKVVHEYIKLF, from the coding sequence ATGTCTGAATATAGTAACAAAAGTGAGATTGATATGATATATGAACAGCTTAGTCCTCGGGCAAATGAACTATATCAATTTGTAATTCATTACAACGCATATATGAATCAACCTCGTGATTATGATGGTTCTGGTGAACTTATTAATATGGTAGAGATACATATATTAACTATAATCGAAGACCAACCTGGTATTACAGTAAGTCAACTTGCAATAAAATGGGGTACAACTAAAGGAGCTGTTTCACAAACTCTTAAAAAACTTGAAAAGAAAGAATTGATTTTTAGACAAAATGAAAATGATAATGCTAAGACAATTCACCTTTATCCTACAGAAAAGGGAGATCGCTTAAGTACTGCTCACAAGTCTTATGATAATGCGGACATCCTTCAAACTCAACATGAATTATTAAAAAGTTGCACATTAGAAGAAGTTGATACATTTTATAAGGTAGTACATGAATATATTAAATTGTTTTAA
- a CDS encoding RidA family protein: MGKIIISTLKAPQAIGPYSQATGISELVFVSGQLPINNESGKITDNDIEEQTKQSLTNLSEILQAAGSDLNKVLRTTVYLSDMKNFEKMNKVYKTFFKPGNYPARTAIEVSKLPKDALVEVEAIAHL, from the coding sequence ATGGGAAAAATTATTATATCAACATTAAAAGCCCCACAAGCCATCGGACCTTATTCACAAGCAACAGGTATTTCAGAACTAGTTTTTGTATCTGGTCAACTTCCAATTAATAATGAAAGTGGAAAAATTACTGATAACGATATTGAAGAACAAACCAAACAATCGTTAACTAATTTATCTGAAATTCTTCAAGCAGCAGGAAGCGATTTAAATAAAGTTTTAAGAACAACTGTCTATTTAAGTGATATGAAAAATTTTGAAAAGATGAATAAAGTTTATAAAACATTTTTTAAACCAGGAAACTATCCTGCTAGGACTGCAATTGAGGTATCTAAATTACCAAAAGATGCATTAGTTGAAGTTGAAGCAATAGCTCATTTATAA
- a CDS encoding MalY/PatB family protein, with protein MNIKEFCEKYAINRLGTNCLKWDALDKRYGNKDLIAMWVADMEFKTPEVVIEAMKKRIEHGIFGYSFVPESYYNAFINWEKNEHNYEINKEWIRFTTGVVVALYWFVNAFTKPNDSVIIMTPVYYPFFNAVKDNGRKLVTSGLINTNGIYTIDFENFEKNIIENDVKLYIQCSPHNPAGRVWTEKELDTVLSICKKHNVLVVSDEIHQDIIIGNNKHLPAAIVSGGKYADNLITVTAPSKTFNLAGLLNSHVIISNEEIRAQYDAYAKTVNQTEVNIMGLTATEAAYTHGKEWLESLLDVIRHNYNNVKTRLNEKAPKIVITPLEGTYLAWLDLRAYMDPNDTKVFIQDKCNLAIDFGEWFSEDCKGFVRLNMATDPKYVEQAIDNIIKNINCL; from the coding sequence ATGAATATTAAAGAATTTTGCGAAAAGTATGCAATAAATAGACTAGGTACAAATTGCCTAAAATGGGATGCGCTAGATAAGCGTTATGGAAATAAAGATTTAATTGCTATGTGGGTTGCAGATATGGAATTTAAAACTCCAGAAGTCGTAATTGAAGCAATGAAAAAAAGAATTGAACATGGAATATTTGGATATTCTTTTGTGCCTGAGTCATATTATAATGCCTTTATTAATTGGGAAAAGAATGAACATAACTATGAAATAAATAAAGAATGGATACGTTTTACAACCGGTGTTGTTGTTGCCTTATATTGGTTTGTTAATGCTTTCACAAAACCAAATGATTCAGTAATTATTATGACTCCAGTTTATTATCCTTTCTTTAATGCTGTTAAGGATAATGGAAGAAAACTAGTTACCTCAGGATTAATTAACACTAACGGAATATATACCATTGATTTTGAGAATTTCGAAAAGAATATTATTGAAAACGATGTTAAATTATATATCCAGTGTTCTCCTCATAATCCAGCTGGTAGGGTTTGGACAGAAAAAGAATTGGATACAGTTTTATCTATATGTAAAAAACACAATGTACTTGTTGTTTCAGATGAAATTCATCAAGATATTATAATTGGAAATAATAAACATTTGCCAGCAGCTATTGTAAGTGGCGGAAAATATGCAGATAATTTAATAACAGTTACAGCACCTTCAAAAACTTTCAATCTAGCTGGGTTATTAAATTCTCACGTAATCATATCCAATGAAGAAATAAGGGCACAATATGATGCTTATGCAAAAACTGTTAATCAAACAGAAGTAAATATTATGGGATTAACTGCAACTGAAGCTGCTTATACTCATGGAAAAGAATGGTTAGAATCTCTATTAGATGTGATAAGACACAATTATAACAATGTTAAAACTAGATTGAATGAAAAAGCACCGAAAATAGTTATCACTCCATTAGAAGGAACTTATCTTGCTTGGTTAGATTTACGAGCATATATGGATCCTAATGACACAAAAGTCTTTATACAAGATAAATGTAATCTTGCTATTGATTTTGGTGAATGGTTTAGCGAAGATTGTAAAGGTTTTGTTAGACTCAATATGGCTACGGATCCGAAATATGTTGAACAGGCTATAGATAACATTATAAAAAATATCAATTGTTTATAA
- a CDS encoding dicarboxylate/amino acid:cation symporter, with amino-acid sequence MQFLKNYKFSFILLGGMLLGSILGLILGPKAVILTPIADIFLNLLYCCVVPMIFVSLVSSIANMENLHKLGKILSIMMILFIVTEIIASIYMAVICGVFDPARGANIVMNETVKDMTSNSNFLSMFTVNDFSLLWSRKNLMALIIFSMIFGVSTVAIGEKGKPVVQFFDSLSNVIMKMVGYVMLLAPIGLGAFFATLIGQYGEQIAGPLSRALIIYFIAAIVYFFLSNTIFAFIGDGTRGIKNFWKNIVPPTLTSLGTCSSAASIPSNLIASKNIGIPEDIKNITIPMGCNLHKDGACLISILKIAFMCSIFKINFLDPKNLLTAIVVSVVASSVMGAIPAGGYVGEIFIVAAFGFPAVSIPIMVLIGTITDAPATAINATGDTGIAMIISRIIEGKHWADKKIEKVVTNKKVHIETKISM; translated from the coding sequence ATGCAATTTTTAAAAAATTATAAATTTTCTTTTATTCTTCTGGGAGGAATGTTACTAGGGTCCATTCTAGGATTAATACTTGGACCCAAAGCTGTAATCCTTACTCCTATAGCAGATATTTTTCTAAATTTATTATATTGTTGTGTGGTACCTATGATTTTCGTATCATTAGTATCTTCCATTGCCAATATGGAGAATCTACATAAGCTAGGTAAAATATTATCTATCATGATGATATTGTTTATTGTAACAGAAATTATAGCCAGCATTTACATGGCTGTCATCTGTGGTGTGTTTGATCCAGCTCGTGGAGCAAATATAGTTATGAACGAAACAGTGAAAGATATGACGAGTAATAGTAATTTCTTATCAATGTTTACTGTAAATGACTTCTCACTATTATGGTCAAGAAAAAATTTGATGGCTTTAATTATTTTTTCAATGATTTTCGGGGTATCTACCGTTGCTATAGGAGAAAAAGGAAAGCCTGTTGTGCAATTCTTTGACTCACTATCTAATGTTATTATGAAAATGGTTGGGTATGTTATGCTTTTAGCACCAATAGGACTAGGTGCATTCTTCGCTACTTTAATTGGGCAGTATGGTGAACAAATCGCCGGCCCACTATCAAGAGCATTAATAATATATTTTATAGCTGCAATAGTATATTTCTTCTTATCAAATACTATTTTCGCTTTCATTGGTGATGGTACTAGAGGAATTAAGAATTTTTGGAAAAATATTGTGCCACCAACTCTAACATCTTTAGGTACATGCTCTAGTGCTGCATCTATTCCAAGTAATCTTATCGCCTCAAAAAACATTGGCATTCCAGAAGATATTAAGAATATTACTATTCCTATGGGCTGTAATCTTCATAAAGATGGAGCGTGCTTAATTTCAATTTTAAAAATTGCATTTATGTGTTCTATTTTTAAGATTAACTTTCTAGATCCTAAAAACTTATTGACTGCTATTGTGGTATCTGTAGTAGCATCATCAGTAATGGGTGCAATACCAGCGGGTGGATATGTTGGAGAAATATTTATTGTAGCTGCTTTTGGATTCCCTGCTGTTTCAATTCCAATTATGGTCTTAATTGGAACGATAACAGACGCACCAGCAACAGCAATTAACGCTACTGGTGATACTGGGATTGCAATGATTATTTCTCGCATCATTGAGGGTAAGCATTGGGCTGATAAAAAAATTGAGAAGGTTGTCACTAATAAAAAAGTTCATATAGAAACAAAAATATCTATGTAA
- a CDS encoding type IV toxin-antitoxin system AbiEi family antitoxin domain-containing protein — translation MDYLNKLENLIEQNNGILFTSDLARLNIPRTYLSKLVSIGKLERVSRGVYILSGEIEDEMYYMQIKYPKLIYSHETALFIHGLSDRTPFEYSATVPSSYKVVENISENNKIYYIKNELHSLGVTAAKTSFGNDIKLYNIERTICDIVRSRNKIDIQILNDALKRYIKLKYADFNLLGEYAKKFHVDKIIKKYMVLL, via the coding sequence ATGGATTATTTAAATAAATTAGAAAATTTAATTGAGCAAAATAATGGTATATTATTTACATCAGATTTAGCGCGTCTAAATATTCCACGAACGTATTTATCTAAGCTTGTGAGTATAGGGAAATTAGAACGAGTAAGCAGAGGTGTATATATTTTGTCGGGTGAAATTGAAGATGAGATGTATTATATGCAGATTAAATATCCAAAGTTAATTTATTCACATGAAACAGCTCTGTTTATACATGGGTTATCTGACAGAACGCCATTTGAATATTCAGCAACTGTACCAAGTAGTTATAAGGTTGTAGAAAATATTTCTGAAAACAACAAGATTTATTATATAAAAAATGAACTACATTCTTTAGGTGTTACTGCTGCAAAAACTTCTTTTGGAAATGATATTAAATTGTATAATATTGAAAGGACAATTTGTGATATCGTACGAAGCAGAAACAAAATAGACATTCAAATTTTAAATGATGCTTTAAAGAGATATATTAAATTAAAATATGCTGATTTTAATTTGCTAGGCGAATATGCGAAAAAGTTCCATGTAGACAAAATAATAAAAAAATATATGGTACTTTTATGA
- a CDS encoding nucleotidyl transferase AbiEii/AbiGii toxin family protein, protein MSAQVVLQNYMFERFLERISKSEYKNKFILKGGMLIAAIVDIDNRSTMDMDATLKGYTLNEDSLSKAINDICSIDVDDDVIFSYIKVEPTREDDDYGGYRVSIQSVYDTIITPMQIDITTGDAITPREILYRFKMIFDDNTIDIWAYNIETVLAEKYETILRRGEFNTRLRDFYDIYILTKTQDFNKKLFNEAILKTSKHRGTTHIFKNIEKRISVVENSKDLKKLWDKYKKNYSYAKDISFEDIAFVLKELLVVIK, encoded by the coding sequence ATGTCTGCACAAGTTGTTTTGCAAAACTATATGTTTGAGAGGTTTTTAGAACGCATATCAAAATCTGAATACAAGAATAAGTTTATATTAAAGGGTGGGATGTTAATAGCTGCCATTGTGGATATAGATAATCGTTCAACAATGGATATGGATGCAACGTTAAAAGGATATACATTAAATGAGGATTCATTATCAAAGGCTATAAATGATATTTGCTCAATTGATGTAGACGATGACGTAATCTTTTCTTATATTAAGGTTGAGCCTACCAGAGAAGATGATGATTATGGTGGGTATAGGGTAAGTATACAATCTGTTTACGATACCATTATAACTCCAATGCAAATTGATATTACAACAGGAGATGCTATAACTCCAAGAGAAATCCTATATAGATTTAAAATGATTTTTGATGATAATACTATTGATATTTGGGCATATAACATAGAAACAGTTTTAGCGGAAAAATACGAGACCATATTAAGGCGCGGAGAATTTAACACAAGATTAAGAGATTTTTATGATATATATATTTTGACAAAAACACAAGACTTCAATAAAAAGCTGTTCAATGAAGCAATTTTAAAAACATCGAAACATAGGGGAACAACACATATCTTCAAAAATATTGAAAAAAGAATATCAGTTGTTGAAAACAGTAAAGATTTAAAAAAGCTATGGGATAAATATAAGAAAAATTATAGCTATGCAAAAGATATTTCATTCGAGGATATAGCTTTTGTTTTGAAGGAATTGTTAGTAGTAATAAAGTAA
- a CDS encoding NAD(P)H-dependent oxidoreductase, with protein sequence MNYLIVSSHPYEGSFNAGVAKTVAETVSKNGHSVECIDLVKDGFNPLMTGQDLLQWRKGQIEDPLVLKYKAEIDKADVVVFPIPLWWASMPAALKGFCDKVFQLGWAYKYGANGTMIGLLKNKKAVVITTMQTPNDYYNNQLQNPITGSFIKDTLQTCGFEVLKHFQIDQIATGGRPYAEEKLNEIRGYFDQQ encoded by the coding sequence ATGAATTATTTAATTGTTAGCAGCCACCCTTATGAAGGAAGCTTTAACGCAGGAGTAGCAAAAACTGTTGCTGAAACTGTTTCAAAAAATGGGCATTCTGTTGAATGCATCGATTTGGTAAAAGATGGATTTAACCCTCTTATGACAGGGCAAGACTTGTTGCAGTGGAGAAAAGGACAGATAGAAGATCCATTGGTGTTAAAATATAAAGCAGAAATAGATAAAGCGGATGTAGTGGTATTTCCAATTCCACTATGGTGGGCATCAATGCCTGCTGCTTTAAAAGGATTTTGTGATAAAGTTTTTCAGCTTGGCTGGGCATATAAATATGGAGCAAATGGAACAATGATTGGATTATTAAAAAATAAAAAAGCAGTCGTTATTACAACTATGCAAACACCTAACGACTACTATAACAATCAATTGCAAAATCCTATTACTGGCAGCTTTATAAAAGATACTCTTCAAACCTGCGGTTTTGAAGTTTTAAAACATTTTCAAATTGATCAAATTGCAACTGGTGGTAGACCTTATGCTGAAGAAAAGTTGAATGAAATCAGAGGTTATTTTGACCAACAATAA
- a CDS encoding MFS transporter, which translates to MENDKNVKYQDYKVIGLVIMIVAAAIAMNQFKVPMIMKDVAASLHMGESSAPWLMSIYTLIGIAFALPAGTLSQKYGPKKIIIMAGLMATAGALLGALSTTAAVMIVSRAIEGIGFIFLCVGAPMTIISYCAPAKIGSAMGIFAVWMPIGQIIAFNATPFMFNTMKLSWHSIWVVFAVVSLITTLAVHFVIKAPEGVDTSYQNQEKVSFLEVIKNKDLICASLAFASSAYLLFCVIIFFPSFAAHSRLMGVSQAGFIASIPMIASIIGCPILGKLSESTGAKPIFVITVIVSTVATALCFIPSIPIILTATIFLGLIGLAGPAMIFISINSIVKNHKFVGIGTGVVITFQNIGFFLATATFPSIIGICGGDYTKAGLAVVPVGIFGIIMAIIAKF; encoded by the coding sequence ATGGAAAATGATAAAAACGTTAAGTACCAAGACTATAAAGTCATTGGACTAGTTATTATGATCGTAGCGGCTGCTATCGCTATGAATCAGTTTAAGGTTCCTATGATCATGAAAGATGTGGCAGCAAGCCTGCATATGGGAGAGTCTTCTGCTCCATGGCTTATGTCAATCTACACACTGATTGGTATTGCATTTGCGCTTCCAGCGGGTACTTTATCGCAGAAATATGGTCCAAAGAAAATTATTATTATGGCCGGATTAATGGCAACGGCTGGTGCTCTTCTTGGTGCACTTTCAACAACAGCAGCCGTAATGATAGTTAGTCGTGCAATTGAAGGTATAGGATTTATTTTTCTTTGTGTAGGTGCTCCTATGACAATAATTTCGTATTGTGCTCCAGCCAAGATTGGTAGCGCAATGGGTATATTTGCCGTTTGGATGCCTATTGGACAAATTATTGCTTTTAATGCAACACCTTTTATGTTTAATACCATGAAATTAAGTTGGCACTCTATCTGGGTTGTATTTGCAGTCGTTAGCTTGATCACTACACTTGCTGTACATTTTGTAATCAAGGCCCCTGAAGGAGTCGATACTTCTTATCAAAATCAAGAAAAAGTAAGCTTTTTAGAGGTTATAAAAAATAAGGATTTAATCTGTGCGTCTCTTGCATTTGCTTCAAGCGCTTATTTGTTGTTTTGTGTTATCATTTTCTTTCCTAGCTTTGCTGCACATAGCAGGTTAATGGGTGTATCACAAGCAGGCTTTATTGCTTCTATTCCAATGATTGCCTCTATTATAGGTTGTCCTATATTAGGTAAGCTTTCTGAATCCACAGGTGCTAAACCGATTTTTGTGATAACCGTTATAGTATCTACTGTAGCTACTGCGCTGTGCTTTATACCATCAATACCTATTATACTTACTGCTACAATATTTTTAGGACTTATTGGTCTTGCTGGCCCTGCTATGATTTTTATTTCTATTAATTCTATTGTAAAAAATCATAAATTTGTGGGTATAGGTACAGGGGTAGTAATTACTTTTCAGAATATAGGGTTTTTCCTTGCCACAGCTACTTTCCCCTCCATCATAGGTATTTGCGGCGGTGATTATACTAAGGCCGGGCTTGCTGTTGTGCCTGTTGGCATATTTGGAATCATAATGGCGATTATTGCAAAGTTTTAA
- a CDS encoding LysR family transcriptional regulator: MTLRHFRIFIAVCENNSITATGKKLHITQPSVSIAIRELEENYGVKLFDRVSRRLYITETGKQLLEYATHIVSLTDEVEVGIKDWDSFGTLRVGSSIAIGFGILPSYVKAFEQQIPSVKVNVAVNDTKTIEEYILRNTVDIALIEGKVQSPNIEQIKFMDDELVLVCGKKHPFSRYDEIELNMLDGQDFILRERGSDDREFFESFLAAHELEINTRWESISILIIFEAVKAGLGLTILPEVIVKAGVSLGNIHVLKIKNVSLKRQFSIIYQKNKFLTKSAKKFISLCINNNVNP, from the coding sequence ATGACCTTGAGGCATTTTAGGATTTTTATTGCAGTTTGTGAGAACAATAGTATAACTGCTACTGGCAAAAAACTTCACATTACACAGCCATCTGTAAGTATTGCCATTCGTGAACTTGAAGAAAACTATGGAGTTAAACTTTTTGACAGAGTGTCACGAAGGCTATATATTACAGAGACTGGTAAGCAATTATTAGAGTATGCAACGCATATTGTTTCGCTAACTGACGAAGTGGAAGTAGGAATAAAAGATTGGGACTCCTTCGGCACTCTACGTGTGGGATCAAGTATTGCAATCGGTTTTGGTATATTGCCTTCTTATGTCAAAGCTTTTGAGCAGCAGATCCCTTCCGTTAAAGTAAATGTCGCTGTAAATGATACTAAAACAATAGAAGAATATATTTTAAGAAATACTGTTGATATTGCCCTAATTGAAGGTAAAGTACAGAGTCCAAATATTGAACAAATTAAGTTTATGGATGATGAATTGGTTTTAGTTTGCGGTAAAAAACACCCATTTAGCCGTTACGATGAAATAGAGCTAAACATGCTAGATGGACAAGATTTTATACTACGAGAAAGAGGTAGTGATGACAGAGAATTTTTTGAGAGTTTCTTAGCAGCACACGAATTAGAAATCAATACACGATGGGAGAGTATAAGCATACTAATCATTTTTGAGGCAGTAAAAGCAGGGTTAGGATTAACCATTCTTCCTGAGGTAATAGTAAAAGCAGGTGTATCATTAGGTAATATCCATGTTTTAAAAATTAAAAACGTTTCGCTAAAACGTCAATTTTCTATTATTTATCAAAAAAATAAATTTCTTACCAAATCAGCAAAAAAATTTATCAGTCTTTGTATTAATAATAACGTAAACCCATAG
- a CDS encoding recombinase family protein: MIDEQESKIVQKIFNLYLSGYSILAIIHELEKQGFKSLTGKENWSKRTIDTMLSNEKFIDNVIIGKTY; the protein is encoded by the coding sequence ATGATAGATGAACAAGAATCAAAAATAGTTCAAAAGATTTTCAATTTATACCTTAGTGGATACAGTATCCTAGCTATCATTCATGAACTTGAAAAGCAAGGGTTTAAATCACTAACTGGTAAAGAGAATTGGTCAAAACGTACAATTGATACCATGCTTAGCAATGAAAAATTCATCGACAATGTAATAATTGGAAAAACTTATTGA
- a CDS encoding transcription initiation factor TFIIIB, giving the protein MEREKKCPECGCEKIAQAKLDINAKLYPIDAFFKIMNGSEVNAEVCTKCGYILNMRVLTPEKFK; this is encoded by the coding sequence ATGGAACGAGAAAAGAAATGTCCAGAATGTGGTTGTGAAAAAATTGCACAGGCTAAACTTGATATTAATGCAAAATTATATCCTATTGACGCATTTTTCAAAATTATGAATGGGTCAGAAGTGAATGCAGAGGTATGTACAAAATGTGGTTATATTTTAAATATGAGGGTATTAACACCAGAGAAATTCAAGTGA
- a CDS encoding transposase zinc-binding domain-containing protein, with product MKKSTKYPEKMREHMHIEVMKMIGCGDISLGFVAYICLKCLEVFKVGFTCKSRFCSKCGKKYINEWVEKQVSKILDVPHRHCVFYKSF from the coding sequence ATAAAGAAAAGTACCAAGTACCCTGAAAAAATGAGAGAACATATGCACATAGAAGTTATGAAAATGATAGGATGCGGGGATATTTCTTTAGGTTTTGTGGCATATATATGCTTAAAATGTTTAGAAGTATTTAAAGTAGGATTTACATGCAAAAGTAGATTTTGCAGTAAATGCGGTAAAAAATATATAAATGAGTGGGTAGAGAAACAAGTGAGTAAAATTTTAGATGTACCACATAGACATTGTGTATTTTATAAGAGTTTTTAA
- a CDS encoding IS3 family transposase: MNICWLCENAGVSRSGYYNWLKTESKRMNKEAKDRADFELILIAYQYRGYDKGRRGIYMHLLHMGIIMNQKKIRRLMKKYNLFCPIRKANPYRRMAKAIHTDSVSDNLVNREFREQGAGMIILTDITYLFYNKGDKAYLSVMKDACTNQILAYVPSLADITILINKFYTHFY, encoded by the coding sequence TTGAATATATGTTGGTTATGTGAAAATGCAGGTGTATCACGAAGCGGATACTATAATTGGCTAAAGACAGAAAGTAAACGAATGAATAAAGAAGCCAAGGATCGTGCTGACTTTGAATTAATTCTTATCGCATACCAATACCGTGGGTATGACAAGGGAAGGCGTGGCATCTACATGCATCTTCTACATATGGGAATCATAATGAACCAGAAAAAGATACGTAGGTTGATGAAAAAGTACAATCTATTCTGTCCTATTCGAAAGGCAAATCCATACCGAAGAATGGCTAAAGCTATTCATACTGATTCTGTATCAGATAACCTGGTAAATAGAGAATTCCGTGAGCAAGGTGCAGGCATGATTATTCTAACTGACATAACATATCTTTTTTACAATAAAGGTGATAAAGCATATTTATCCGTAATGAAAGATGCTTGTACCAATCAAATTTTAGCATATGTACCAAGCTTAGCTGATATCACCATACTCATTAATAAATTCTACACCCATTTCTACTGA